From the Flavobacterium gyeonganense genome, the window GCACCTGATTCAATCATAACACGATGTCCTGCATATGTCAATGAATTTACAGCATCGGGTGTTAAGCAAATACGACGTTCCTGATAACTTGTTTCTTTTGGGATACCTATAAAAAGTTCTCTTTTTTGGCGGCCAATTTCAAGTTTTTCTTCTTGTGGCAACAATTGCTGTTTGGTAAATGGGGTTAAGGTTATTGACATGTGTGATGCAAGAATTAAGAGTACAAATTACGTAAAAAGTTTTAAAATTAGTAAAATATTCTGCGAATATTGAATTAGCAGTTAAACTATCATTTTTTCCATTTTAATATTGGCTCTTTCGTAAAGTCCCTCTTCAAGGACAACTTCGACAAAACCAAACTTTTTATATAAATGAATTGCGGGTAATAAAATTCGATTTGAATATAAAATTAACTTTTTGATGTTATTTTCTTTGGCTATGGCAAAGGCATGAAGAAGCAATTTATTACCAATTCCAAGTCCCTGGGCTTTGTCTGAAACCGCCATTTTGCTCAATTCAAAATTTTCAGCATCAATTTTCATTAAGGAAACCGTGCCAAGGATTTCATTATTAAGTTTAGCATAAAAAATCATTCCGCCTTTGGCTATAATCTCTTCCTGCGGATTGGAAAGTACTAATTCGTCCTTTTCTTCTACTCTGAAATATTTTGTCAGCCATTCAAGATTCAACGTTTTAATGTATTCTTTCAATTCAGGTGAAAAAGGAATTATTTCTATGATATTTTGGTGATTCATTGTTAAAATAGCATTCGTTGGATTAAATTAACTCTAAGTTTCTTCTACCATCTGCCTTTAATTGAATATTAACTATAGAATGCTCCTCCGGAATCAAACCAGCAATTTTTTCAGACCATTCGATAAAACACCAGTTTCCGGAATATAAATAATCATCTACACCCATATCAAGTGCTTCAGTTTCTTTATTAAGCCGGTAAAAATCAAAATGATAAACAATTTGATTATTAGAGGTGTAATACTCATTAACTAAAGAAAAAGTAGGGCTGCTTGTAGCGTCTTTAATTCCTAGAGTTTTGCATAATTCTTTAATCAAAGTAGTTTTTCCAACACCCATTTCACCATTAAAAAGAATGATTTTTTTGGGATTTCGAGCAATAATTTTTTTGGCTACTTCCTGAATCTGATCTAATGAAAAAACGATATTCATTGGTTTGTATTTCTTTATTTGAATTAGTCCCGGAATTATGTAATTATAAAACCGGGACTGAAATTGTTTTTTATTTTGGGTTAAATACCAAAAATGGAATAATCATTTCTTCAAGCGAAATTCCGCCATGCTGGTAGGTGTTTTTATAATAACTAACATAGTGATTGTAATTGTTTACATAGGCCAAAAACAGATCATTTTTTGCAAAAATAAAAGAACTGCTCATGTTTATAGCTGGCAAGCCTATAGTTTTTGGTTCTTTTACTACATAAACATCTTTTTGTTCGTAAGTTAAGCTGCGCCCAGTTTTGTAACGTAAATTCAAGCTTGTGTTTTTATCCCCAACAACTTTTGAAGGGTTTTTTACGTTTATGGTTCCGTGATCTGTTGTCAGGATTAATTTAAAACCTAAAAGTTGTGCCTGTTGAATTATTTCAAGTAAAGGTGAGTTTTTAAACCAGCTTAAAGTGAGGGAACGATAAGCCTTATCGTCTGAAGCAAGCTCTTTTACAACTTCCATTTCAGTTTTGGCATGCGACAACATGTCTACAAAATTATAAACAACAGTTACTAAATCATTTCCTTTTAAAGCTTTGAAGTTCTCAGCCAGCTTTTTACCACCTGAATAATTGGTGATTTTGAAATAATCTTCCTTTATATTGAGTCCTAAACGTTTTAATTGAGCGCTAAGGAACTCGGCTTCATAAAGATTTTTTCCGCCTTCTTCTACATCATTTTTCCAATATTCAGGAAATTGTTTTTCCATTTCAACCGGCAGTAAACCAGAAAAAATAGCATTTCTGGCATATTGTGTAGCGGTTGGAAGTATAGAGAAATAAGGAACCTCTTTTTCTAACTTGTAATAATTGGATATTACGGTTTCAAAAGATTTCCACTGGTCGTAACGCAAATTATCAATAACAACAAACAAGACAGGTTTGTCTTTCTTTTTCAGTTCCGGAACGACTAATTCTTTAAATAAGTTGTGTGACTGAATTGGTTTGTCTGCTTTGGGAGCAAACCAGTCTTCGTAATTTCGTTCGATATACTTACCAAATTGCGAATTGGCTTCAACTTTTTGCGATTCCAGGATTTCAATCATCGCCTGATCGTTAATGTTTTCAAGCTCTAATTCCCAGAACAGCAATTTTTTATATAATTCAACCCAGTCTTCATAAGAATTTACCATTGCTAATTCCATAGAAATTTTTCTGAATTCTTTTTGGTAATCCAAAGTCGTTTTTTCAGAAATTAATCTGGAATGATCAAGGTTTTTCTTTAAGCTTAGAAGAATCTGATTCGGATTTACTGGTTTTATCAGGTAATCGGCAATTTTAGATCCAATTGCTTCTTCCATGATGTATTCTTCTTCACTTTTGGTAATCATAATCATAGGAATAGCAGACTTTTTTTCTTTCATTTCAGAAAGTGTTTCAAGACCACTCATTCCGGGCATATTTTCATCTAAAAAAACGATGTCGAAATTTTCTTCTTCAAAAAGCCCAATTGCATCGAGCCCGTTATTGCAGGTTGTAACTGAATAATTTTTTTCTCCAGAAATAATATATGAGGTTTTAAAAGATCGATTTCATCATCGACCCAAAGTATTTTTATTTTATCCATAATCATAATTGACTTTAATTTTACTGCAATTTAAAAGTCTAGAACTTAAAAAGTATTAAAAATAGTATAAAATTAAATGATCAGTTGTAATTATTTATGTAAAGTATCATCCGTGAATGGTTTCACCTTTGCCATAGTTTGTAATTATAGATTCTTCAAAAGCAAGCCATTCTCTCCAGCGTTTTTCAACGTCAATTCCGGTGCCATATTTACGTGCGTATGTGATGAAAGTAGTGTAATGCCCGGCCTCGCTTTCCATTAATTCTCTGTAAAAAACAGCCAGTTCTTCATCCTGAATATTTTCAGAAAGTACTTTAAAGCGTTCACAGCTTCTGGCTTCAATCATTGCTGAAAATAATAATCTCTCAACAAGACCTGAAACACGGCTTCCGTCTCCGCTTTTCTTCATGTACTGGTATAATTCATTCACATAATCATCTTTACGTTCACGTCCTAGTTTTAATCCTCTTTTAATGATAATGTTATGAACTTGTTCGAAATGATCAATTTCTTCTTTGGCTAAAGCTAATAAATCCTGCACTAAATCCTGATGTTCAGAATTATTGGTTATAATTGTAATTGCATTTGTAGCTGCTTTTTGCTCGCACCAAGCGTGATCGGTTAAGATTTCTTCTATGTTTTTCTCAACAATATTAACCCATCTTGGGTCGGTTGGCAATTGTAATCTAAGTACGCCCATATGTTTATTTTGTTTTATTTGTTTCAGGTTTCAGGTTCTTTTAGGAACGAAAAAAGTTTAAAGTTTTGTTTTACGTTTTCTTACGCGTTACAAAACTTTAAACTTGAAACCTTTAAAAATGAAACTATAATTAGTAAACGAAAATTGGTCTTTCGCTCATCATTTCATTTACTTCATTAGCTACTTCTTCGATAAGAGCTTCGTTTGTATGATCAGCAAGTACTTTATCGATTAAAGCGACGATAGTTTCCATATCTTTTTCTACTAAACCACGAGTAGTGATTGCAGCTGTTCCAACGCGTATCCCTGAAGTTACAAAGGGTGATTTATCATCAAATGGAACCATGTTTTTATTTACTGTAATTTCTGCTTTTACCAATGCATTTTCAGCATCTTTTCCTGAAATATTTTTATTTCTTAGGTCAATTAACATCATGTGGTTGTCTGTTCCGCCAGAGATAATGTTGTATCCCCTTTTTACGAAAGCATCTGCCATAGCATTAGCATTTTTTTGTAATTGCATTGCATAAGTGAAGAACTCATCTTTTAAAGCTTCACCAAAAGCAACAGCTTTAGCAGCGATAATGTGCATCAAAGGTCCTCCCTGATTTCCTGGGAAAACAGCTAAATCCAATAAAGCAGACATCATTCTGATTTCCCCTTTTGGCGTTTTTAATCCCCAAGGATTTTCGAAATCTTTACCCATTAAAATCAAACCACCTCTTGGTCCACGTAATGTTTTGTGGGTTGTAGTAGTTACAATATGACAATGTGGAATTGGGTCGTTCAATAATCCTTTTGCAATTAAACCTGCAGGGTGAGAAATATCAGCCATCAAAATTGCACCAACGCTGTCAGCGATAACTCTGAAACGTTCAAAATCCATATCACGAGAGTAAGCAGAAGCTCCAGCTATGATTAATTTTGGCTGCTCTTTAGTAGCAATTTCCTGAATTTTATCGTAATCCAATCTTCCTGTTTCTTTGTCTACACCGTAAAATACAGGGTTGTAAACACGGCCTGAAAAATTTACAGGAGAACCGTGAGTAAGGTGACCACCATGTGATAAATCGAATCCTAAAATTTTATCGCCCGGCTGTAAACAAGCGTGAAAAACAGAGGCATTAGCCTGAGAACCAGAGTGAGGTTGTACGTTGGCATATTCAGCACCAAATAATTCTTTAGCTCTGTCAATAGCAATCTGTTCAATAACGTCAACTACTTCGCAACCGCCGTAGTATCTTTTGCCAGGATATCCTTCAGCATATTTATTTGTTAAAACTGAACCAGCAGCTTCAATTACTTCATCACTTACGAAGTTTTCAGAAGCAATAAGTTCTAATCCGTGAATTTGTCTGTCTTGTTCCTCTAGTATAAGGTCAAAAATTTGTTCGTCGCGTTGCATTTTTTCGTTTTTCGTTAATTTCCTGCAAAAATACAAAAAAACGTTTGTGAAACTGTTAGATTATGATATATTTGACATAGATTTTTTCAACAAATAATTAACATTCACATGCCAATAACCGCCAACGATACCAAAAGAAAATCATGGTTGGATGTACCAGAGAATAGTGATTTCCCTATTCAGAATATTCCATTCGGTGTATTTCTTACCAAAGAAAATGTCGTTACTGTAGGGACGAGAATTGGCGATTACGCTATAGATTTAGGGGCTTTACAACAATTAAACTATTTTGAAGGAATAGACTTAACAGATGATATGTTTATGCAGGATACGCTAAATGATTTTATTTCTGACGGAAAAAAAACATGGCGACTAGTCCGAAACCGTATTGCAGATATTTTTGATGAAACAAATCCTCAGCTTAGAGATTCAGAAAAAGACCGTGATGTTGTTATTTTTAAGATTGAAGATGTAGAGATGCAATTGCCGGTTTTAATTGGCGATTACACTGATTTTTATTCCAGTAAAGAACATGCTACAAACGTAGGAAAAATGTTTCGTGATCCTGAAAATGCTTTATTGCCAAACTGGCTGCATATTCCGGTTGGATACCACGGAAGAAGTTCTACTATTGTTCCGTCCGGAATTCCTGTTCACAGGCCAATGGGGCAGATTTTGCCAGCGGGAGAAAAATACCCGGTTTTTGGTCCGTCGCGTCTGGTCGATTTTGAATTAGAAACTGCTTTTATTACTACTGATGTAAATGTAATGGGCGAAAATATTTCGACTTATGAAGCAGAAGATTATATTTTTGGAATGGTTTTATTGAATGACTGGAGTGCGCGAGATATACAAAAATGGGAGTATGTACCACTTGGTCCTTTTCTGGCAAAGAGTTTCGCAACATCAATTTCTCCTTGGATTGTAACTATGGATGCATTAGAACCTTTCAGGACTAAAGGGCCTAAGCAGGATCCGACACCTCTACCTTATTTGCAAACGAAAGGAAAGAAAGCATTTGATATTCATCTGGAAGTTTTACTTAAACCGGAGGATCAGGAAGAAACAGTCGTTTCCAAATCAAACTTTAAATATTTATACTGGTCTATGAGTCAGCAGTTGGCACATCATACTTCTAATGGATGTCGTGTAAACTCTGGTGATATGATGGGATCAGGAACTATTTCCGGACCAACGCCTGATAGTTTTGGTTCAATGTTAGAATTAACATGGGGAGGCAAAAATCCAATCAAATTAAAAGATGGAAGCGAACGTAAATTTATCGAAGATAATGATACAGTAATAATAAGAGGTTTTTGTGAAAATGCAGAGGTTCGAATTGGTTTTGGAGAAGTTTGCAGCCAGTTGTTACCACCTTTTGTAAGGCCATGAAGAGAAATAAAAAATTATCTTAAAATAGGATAGGAGATAATACTAAAAAAAATGCCTCAAAGAAGTTATTCTTTTTTTAGGCATTTTTTTTAATAAATTAAGAATATATTATATGTTAAGCAGGAATCTGTTGGCTCAAACAATGTAAAGTTCCAAATCCCCAGATAAAATCGATACAGCTTATTCCAATTACTTCGCGACCCGGAAAGCATTGTGCTAAAATATTCAAAGCGATACGATCGTTACTGTCATTGAAGGTTGGTACTAAAACACAATTATTCAAAATTAGGAAATTAGCATAACTTGCCGGCAATCTTAAATCTTCGAAATCTACACGTTTTGGCATTGGCAATGCAACTATTGTTGGTGATTTTCCATCTTCTAATTTTGCATTCTGAAGTCTTTTCAAATTATCCTGTAAAGGCTTATAATTTGAATCGTTTTTGTCAGTCTCTACAATCGTTACAATAGTATCTTCATTTACAAA encodes:
- the tsaE gene encoding tRNA (adenosine(37)-N6)-threonylcarbamoyltransferase complex ATPase subunit type 1 TsaE, producing MNIVFSLDQIQEVAKKIIARNPKKIILFNGEMGVGKTTLIKELCKTLGIKDATSSPTFSLVNEYYTSNNQIVYHFDFYRLNKETEALDMGVDDYLYSGNWCFIEWSEKIAGLIPEEHSIVNIQLKADGRRNLELI
- a CDS encoding GNAT family N-acetyltransferase; the protein is MNHQNIIEIIPFSPELKEYIKTLNLEWLTKYFRVEEKDELVLSNPQEEIIAKGGMIFYAKLNNEILGTVSLMKIDAENFELSKMAVSDKAQGLGIGNKLLLHAFAIAKENNIKKLILYSNRILLPAIHLYKKFGFVEVVLEEGLYERANIKMEKMIV
- a CDS encoding tRNA-(ms[2]io[6]A)-hydroxylase: MGVLRLQLPTDPRWVNIVEKNIEEILTDHAWCEQKAATNAITIITNNSEHQDLVQDLLALAKEEIDHFEQVHNIIIKRGLKLGRERKDDYVNELYQYMKKSGDGSRVSGLVERLLFSAMIEARSCERFKVLSENIQDEELAVFYRELMESEAGHYTTFITYARKYGTGIDVEKRWREWLAFEESIITNYGKGETIHG
- the fahA gene encoding fumarylacetoacetase; its protein translation is MPITANDTKRKSWLDVPENSDFPIQNIPFGVFLTKENVVTVGTRIGDYAIDLGALQQLNYFEGIDLTDDMFMQDTLNDFISDGKKTWRLVRNRIADIFDETNPQLRDSEKDRDVVIFKIEDVEMQLPVLIGDYTDFYSSKEHATNVGKMFRDPENALLPNWLHIPVGYHGRSSTIVPSGIPVHRPMGQILPAGEKYPVFGPSRLVDFELETAFITTDVNVMGENISTYEAEDYIFGMVLLNDWSARDIQKWEYVPLGPFLAKSFATSISPWIVTMDALEPFRTKGPKQDPTPLPYLQTKGKKAFDIHLEVLLKPEDQEETVVSKSNFKYLYWSMSQQLAHHTSNGCRVNSGDMMGSGTISGPTPDSFGSMLELTWGGKNPIKLKDGSERKFIEDNDTVIIRGFCENAEVRIGFGEVCSQLLPPFVRP
- the glyA gene encoding serine hydroxymethyltransferase produces the protein MQRDEQIFDLILEEQDRQIHGLELIASENFVSDEVIEAAGSVLTNKYAEGYPGKRYYGGCEVVDVIEQIAIDRAKELFGAEYANVQPHSGSQANASVFHACLQPGDKILGFDLSHGGHLTHGSPVNFSGRVYNPVFYGVDKETGRLDYDKIQEIATKEQPKLIIAGASAYSRDMDFERFRVIADSVGAILMADISHPAGLIAKGLLNDPIPHCHIVTTTTHKTLRGPRGGLILMGKDFENPWGLKTPKGEIRMMSALLDLAVFPGNQGGPLMHIIAAKAVAFGEALKDEFFTYAMQLQKNANAMADAFVKRGYNIISGGTDNHMMLIDLRNKNISGKDAENALVKAEITVNKNMVPFDDKSPFVTSGIRVGTAAITTRGLVEKDMETIVALIDKVLADHTNEALIEEVANEVNEMMSERPIFVY